The sequence GGTTATCATAGACTGTCTGGAGTTTGGTTCGGCAGAGGCCTCCATGATGGTAAAGAGCAATAACTGTTCGGATTCCCTTCCGACTCCGGAGGAGGTACATGCATTTATAAAAGAAGAAAAGGAAAAGTTTGGTGAAATGATTGCCCGTGTATAAAAATATAAAGGAGAGCGGAACATGTCAAAAACAATAAGAATGACAACAGCACAGGCACTGGTGAAGTTCCTGGATAACCAGTATGTTTCTGTCGATGGAGTGGAAACAAAGTTCGTTGAAGGTATTTTTACTATTTTCGGTCATGGAATCGCGGTTGGTTTAGGAGAGGCTCTGGATACGGACCCCGGTCAGCTTAAGGTGCTTCAGGGAAGAAATGAGCAGGGGATGTGCCATACGGCCATTGCCTTTTCAAAACAGAATAACCGGAAGAAAATCATTCCGTGTGCCTCATCCGTGGGACCGGGTGCGGCTAATATGGTAACAGCTTGTGCAACCGCAACGGTAAACAACATTCCGCTGCTGGTATTTCCGGCCGATACCTTTGCCTCCAGGCAGCCTGATCCGGTATTGCAGCAGCTGGAACAAAGCAGCAGTCTTGCGATCTCAACCAATGATGCGTTTAAACCAGTGTGCAAATACTGGGACCGGATCACCAGACCGGAGATGATCATGAGCGCTTTGATTAGTGCCATGCGTGTGCTTACAGATCCGGCAGAAACCGGAGCATGCTGCATTGCCATTTGCCAGGATGTAGAGGGAGAATCCTATGATTATCCGGATTATTTCTTTAAGAAGCGGGTCCACAGGATTACCAGGCCTCTTGCGGTAGAAGAAGAACTGGATGAGATCGCAGATATCCTTTCAGAGGCAAAGAAGCCGTTTGTTATCGTAGGCGGAGGAGTCCGCTACTCTGATGCAGGAGAAACTGTAGAAAAATTCTGTGAAGAATTTAACATACCCTTTGGAGAAACCCAGGGAGGAAAGAGTGCCTGTAAATCAAGCCATCCCTATTGTCTGGGCGGCATCGGAGTCACAGGTACCTATGCCTCCAATGTAATTGCAAAGGATGCAGATGTGGTGATCGCCATAGGAAGCAGGCTGAGTGATTTTACAACAAGCTCAAAGTGGCTGTTTAAAAGAGATGACGTCAGATTTATTACCATCAATAACAGCAGGTTCCATGCATACAAGATGGATGCAGTCAAGGCAGTGGGAGATGCGAAGGTTACCGTTCAGGCGCTGGCGGAAAAGCTTAGGGAAAAACAGTATGTGTCTCAGTACAAAGACGAGATCGCCGATGCGAAAAGAAAATGGGATGAAGAGATGGTGCGTTTGGGAAGCATTGAATACACCGGAGATGATTTTGAACCCAACATAAAAGCAAGGGATCCCAGGACGATCCCGGAGTTTGTCCGGTTAACCAATGGAAGGCTCACCCAAACCGCTGCACTTGCAGCAATCAGAAGGGTCATCGATGAAGATGCTACCATCATCACGGCAGGGGGCTCCCTTCCAAGCTGTATGCAGCGTATGTGGACGACTGATAAACGGGGCGGATACCATGCAGAGTACGGATACTCCTGTATGGGGTATGAAGTGGCAGCCACCCTGGGTGTTAAATTTGCGGAGCCGGAAACGGAAGTTTACTGTGTTGTCGGCGATTCCAGCTTCCAGATGTTACATAGTGAAATTATGACCATTATGCAGGAACGGCAGAAGGTCAATATTCTGATATTTGATAACTGCGGCTTTGGCTGCATCAATAATCTGGAGATGAACCATGGGATCGGAAGCCTTGCCACGGAATTCCGCTATACGGACGGGAAGAAGCCTTCAGGGGATTTAATTCCAGTTGATTATGCCAAAATCGGGGAGGGGTATGGTCTGAAAGCTTATACCTGCAGAACCACCAAAGAGCTGGAAGAGGCTCTGGAAGATGCCAAAAAACAGGAAAGGGCCTGCCTGTTTGATTTAAAGGTGATCCCCAAAACCATGACGGATGGTTATGAATCCTGGTGGAACGTAGGAATAGCCACAACCTCGGAAAAGAGCAGTGTGAGAGAGGCGTGGGAAAAAGTCTTAGAAGGAAGAAATGAAGCCAGAAAGTATTAATCTGCTGCAATGCCGGCGGAATAAAAAATTATATGACAGGGAAGGGATGCAAATATGTTAAACAAGGAGAAAGTGAAATTAGGAATTGCACCGATTGCATGGACCAATGATGATTTGCCGGATCTGGGGAAAGAAAACACCTTTGAACAGTGTGTCAGCGAAATGGCTCTGGCAGGCTTTACCGGTTCCGAGGTGGGCAACAAATATCCAAGAGATGTGGAAGGTTTAAAAAAGGCTTTGGACCTTCGGGGCGTAGAGATCTGCAACGCATGGTTTTCCACCTTTTTAATCAGCAGGCCCTATGAGGAGACGGAAGAAGGATTTGAAAAGCATGTGGCGTTCCTTGCATCAATGGGAGCTAAGGTTGTAGGCGTTTCCGAGCAGAGCTACAGCACACAGGGGATTTTAGACCAGCCGGTGTTTGAAGGAAAGCATGAGATGGATGACAGAGAATGGGAGCTGCTTTGTGAAGGCTTAAACCGCCTTGGAAAGCTTTCCAAAGAAAAATACGGGGTGGCTTTAACCTTCCATCATCATATGGGAACCGTTGTTCAGAGTGCTGCAGAGGTGGAACGCATGATGGCGAACACGGACCCGGAATATGTAAGCCTTTTGTTTGACAGCGGCCATTTTGCATACTGCGGTGAGGACCCGGTTGCTATGGTGGAAAAATATGTGGGACGCATCAAGCATGTTCATTTAAAAGATATCCGTTCAGAGATTGTAAAAAAAGTAAGAGAAGAAAAGTTGAGCTTCCTGGCAGGGGTACGGGCAGGTGCATTCACCATTCCAGGAGACGGCTGCGTAAACTTTGATCCTATTTTCAAGGTGCTGGAGGATGCTTCCTATGAGGGTTACATGGTAGTGGAAGCAGAACAGGATCCTGCAAAGGCAAATCCTCTGGAATATGCTATACGCGCAAGAAAATTCATTACTGAAAAAACCGGTCTTTAAGAATAAGAAAAGAGAAGGAGAAGAAAATTATGGTAACTGTAGGAATTATCGGAGCAGGAAGAATCGGAAAGGTACATACAACCAGCATCTGCAACCTTGTAAAGAACGGAAGGATCAAGACCATTGCCGATCCATTCATGAATGAGGAAACAGACAAATGGGCAAAAAGCATGGGAGTTCCTAATACTACCAAGGATTATAAGGAGATTTTAGCAGATCCGGAGATCGACGCCGTATTGATCTGCTCTTCCACCAACACCCATTCCCCCATTTCAGTTGAGGCCATTAAAGCAGGAAAGCATGTATTCTGTGAAAAACCAATTGACCACGACATTGATAAGATCAAAGAAGTGATTGAAGCCTTAGAGGGCAGTAAGATAAAATATCAGGTAGGCTTTAACCGCCGCTTTGACCACAACTTTGAGGCAGTTAGAAATGCGGTTGCAGCCGGAAGGATCGGAGAGCCTCACATCATCAAAGTGACATCCAGAGATCCAGAGCCGCCCAGCGCAGAGTATGCGGCAGTATCCGGCGGCATG is a genomic window of Lacrimispora sphenoides containing:
- the iolD gene encoding 3D-(3,5/4)-trihydroxycyclohexane-1,2-dione acylhydrolase (decyclizing) yields the protein MSKTIRMTTAQALVKFLDNQYVSVDGVETKFVEGIFTIFGHGIAVGLGEALDTDPGQLKVLQGRNEQGMCHTAIAFSKQNNRKKIIPCASSVGPGAANMVTACATATVNNIPLLVFPADTFASRQPDPVLQQLEQSSSLAISTNDAFKPVCKYWDRITRPEMIMSALISAMRVLTDPAETGACCIAICQDVEGESYDYPDYFFKKRVHRITRPLAVEEELDEIADILSEAKKPFVIVGGGVRYSDAGETVEKFCEEFNIPFGETQGGKSACKSSHPYCLGGIGVTGTYASNVIAKDADVVIAIGSRLSDFTTSSKWLFKRDDVRFITINNSRFHAYKMDAVKAVGDAKVTVQALAEKLREKQYVSQYKDEIADAKRKWDEEMVRLGSIEYTGDDFEPNIKARDPRTIPEFVRLTNGRLTQTAALAAIRRVIDEDATIITAGGSLPSCMQRMWTTDKRGGYHAEYGYSCMGYEVAATLGVKFAEPETEVYCVVGDSSFQMLHSEIMTIMQERQKVNILIFDNCGFGCINNLEMNHGIGSLATEFRYTDGKKPSGDLIPVDYAKIGEGYGLKAYTCRTTKELEEALEDAKKQERACLFDLKVIPKTMTDGYESWWNVGIATTSEKSSVREAWEKVLEGRNEARKY
- the iolG gene encoding inositol 2-dehydrogenase; the encoded protein is MVTVGIIGAGRIGKVHTTSICNLVKNGRIKTIADPFMNEETDKWAKSMGVPNTTKDYKEILADPEIDAVLICSSTNTHSPISVEAIKAGKHVFCEKPIDHDIDKIKEVIEALEGSKIKYQVGFNRRFDHNFEAVRNAVAAGRIGEPHIIKVTSRDPEPPSAEYAAVSGGMFLDMTIHDFDMVRYLAGCDAEEIYVQSAVLVDPAIGEAGDVDTAVITLKMENGSLAVIDNSRKAAYGYDQRAEVFGSKGMVATSNDTESSAVLSTADGVTGEKPLYFFLERYMQSFAKEVNCFIEAIENDTDTPLGVVDGLKPVLMGIAAKKSVQEHRPVRISEIMM
- the iolE gene encoding myo-inosose-2 dehydratase; this translates as MLNKEKVKLGIAPIAWTNDDLPDLGKENTFEQCVSEMALAGFTGSEVGNKYPRDVEGLKKALDLRGVEICNAWFSTFLISRPYEETEEGFEKHVAFLASMGAKVVGVSEQSYSTQGILDQPVFEGKHEMDDREWELLCEGLNRLGKLSKEKYGVALTFHHHMGTVVQSAAEVERMMANTDPEYVSLLFDSGHFAYCGEDPVAMVEKYVGRIKHVHLKDIRSEIVKKVREEKLSFLAGVRAGAFTIPGDGCVNFDPIFKVLEDASYEGYMVVEAEQDPAKANPLEYAIRARKFITEKTGL